The genome window GagaagagagaggccaagaggtctcgagagactggttcttgtTCTGGAGCTCGttccccagcagctcgccatggtaggggttatgtgagtcgctccgttcattcagctcttcaagccgccagtggtgttccatcCCCTTCaagaccccaggagccttattatacaccgccagtatctagtgtgccacctgctcggggtgcttttagcggccagtccagcaaaCCTGGCCTGAGTCAGTCGCAACATCCACGCCCttcgaggggttgttttgagtgtggcgacacctttcatatggtgagggattgccctagacttaTGAGGTTTGCACCTCTACAGACTTCTCATCCACcacatgctccaccgggtcctcaggctatgattccagcaccagctaccgtcctacatgctcagccagctcgaggtgaaGGTCGAGAAGGTCATGGTatccttagagggggaggccaggctaggtaTTATGTTCTTCCAGCTCGTACAAGGCAGTtacttccgactctgtcattacaggtattattccggtctatcatagagatgtgtcagtattatttggcccaggctctacgtattcctatgtgtcctcttattttcccccatatttgggtgtatctcgggattctttaagttcccctatttatgtttctactcctgtgggagattctcttattttggaccatgtgtatcggtcgtgtttgattgctcttagtggttttgagaccagagccgatttattattactcaacatggtagattttgatgttatcttgggcatggactggttgtcaccccattatgctattcttgattgtcacgcaaagaccgtgacactggctatgccaggcttaccgcgattagagtggagaggtaccttagagtatactcccagcagagttatttcatttcttaaagctcaacgaatggttgagaaggggtgtggcgcatatctagcttatgtgagagatgtcagtattgatacccctacagttgagtcagttccagtagtgagggactttccggatgtgtttccatctgatcttccgggcatgccgcccgacatagATATTGATTTTGACATCGAATTATTGCCGgccactcagcccatctctattcctccatatcgtatggctcctcctgaattgaaggagttaaaggagaagttacaggagttgcttgataaggactTTAGTCGgaccagtgtgtcaccttggggtgctcctgtcttgtttgtgaagaaaaaggatggttctatgcgtatgtgtattgattatcgccagctgaacaaagttacagtgaagaacaggtatccatttccTCGTATTTATGGCTTATTTGATCCgttacagggtgccagaatgttctccaagattgacttacgttcaagctatcatcagttaaagattcgggagccatatatcctgaagactgctttcaggacccgatatggtcactatgagtttcttgttatatcttttgggctgaccaatgccccagcaacctttatgcatttgatgcacaatgtattccggccttatcttgactccttcatcattgtctttattgacaacattttggtttactcccggactcgggaggatcatgagcagcacctgaggactgtgcttcagactttgagagaaaagaagttgcatGCAAAaatttctaagtgtgagttttggctagactcagtcacattcttgggccatgtagtatcgagtgatgggatcaaggtggatcctaagaaggtggaagtagtgtagagttggcctagactgttAACAGCTACGGAGATC of Nicotiana tomentosiformis chromosome 7, ASM39032v3, whole genome shotgun sequence contains these proteins:
- the LOC138895388 gene encoding uncharacterized protein, coding for MDVSEYAVYFSDLARHAPALVATVRERVRRFIEGLHPSIRISMARELEMDIPYHKVVSIARRLEGMLDRDREKREAKRSRETGSCSGARSPAARHGRGYVSRSVHSALQAASGVPSPSRPQEPYYTPPVSSVPPARGAFSGQSSKPGLSQSQHPRPSRGCFECGDTFHMVRDCPRLMRFAPLQTSHPPHAPPGPQAMIPAPATVLHAQPARGEGREGHGILRGGGQARYYVLPARTRQLLPTLSLQPISIPPYRMAPPELKELKEKLQELLDKDFSRTSVSPWGAPVLFVKKKDGSMRMCIDYRQLNKVTVKNRLTEKGAPFNWTEECEKSFQKLKITLTDGRVISYASRQLKVHEKNYHVYDLELSAIVHALKIWRHYLYSVPCEIYTDHRSLKHLFKQKDLNLAIVA